A region from the Sutcliffiella horikoshii genome encodes:
- a CDS encoding GyrI-like domain-containing protein, whose protein sequence is MKVKKMKEPVVKKLEELKLTGFRVLCPGEEYAIEIPKASKLLESRLSEVKNVKNRAIQFGAFIVDTNSVEEDGYWVAVEVEEFEDIPEGMVTLTVPAQRYASAKYEGPNTGIFNAYDELHSWVAEQGHKRLKDKWHVEIFKSWDDPNNLVVELLDTIEQ, encoded by the coding sequence AAAAAGCTGGAGGAACTCAAATTAACAGGATTCCGGGTATTATGTCCAGGTGAAGAGTATGCAATCGAAATACCGAAAGCTTCCAAACTATTAGAATCGCGCTTGTCTGAAGTTAAAAACGTGAAAAATAGAGCTATTCAGTTTGGGGCATTTATCGTAGACACCAACTCAGTAGAGGAAGACGGATATTGGGTGGCTGTTGAAGTGGAGGAATTCGAAGATATACCAGAGGGAATGGTCACGTTAACTGTTCCTGCACAAAGATATGCATCGGCAAAGTATGAAGGTCCAAACACTGGCATTTTTAATGCGTATGATGAATTACATAGCTGGGTTGCAGAGCAAGGGCACAAAAGACTTAAAGACAAATGGCATGTCGAAATATTTAAGTCTTGGGATGATCCCAATAACTTGGTAGTGGAATTACTAGATACGATTGAACAATAG
- a CDS encoding VOC family protein codes for MKEKLWRVGTTYIPVTNVGESADWYVSKLGAELSYQDQDKAIINLAEQSLFLVKAKEGQTSNFIDANGQVRFSLTFEVDGLSALENIHHDFVKQGIKVGEIENRGHTGRNFVFEDLDGNKFDVWSELSMKFKEKYFNRL; via the coding sequence ATGAAAGAGAAATTATGGAGAGTAGGGACGACTTATATTCCTGTAACAAATGTAGGTGAATCTGCTGATTGGTATGTAAGTAAGCTGGGAGCGGAATTGAGTTATCAGGATCAGGACAAGGCGATAATAAACCTTGCAGAGCAAAGTCTGTTTCTTGTAAAAGCGAAAGAAGGTCAAACTTCGAATTTTATAGATGCAAACGGACAGGTGCGTTTCTCTTTAACTTTTGAAGTAGATGGTCTAAGCGCATTAGAAAATATACACCATGATTTCGTTAAGCAAGGAATCAAGGTAGGTGAAATAGAAAACAGAGGGCACACCGGAAGAAATTTTGTATTTGAAGATCTAGATGGGAATAAGTTTGATGTGTGGAGCGAGCTGAGTATGAAATTTAAAGAGAAATATTTTAACAGACTCTAA
- a CDS encoding DUF4256 domain-containing protein, protein MTNNTTSEKSLSLEQMEELKSVLKKRFEKNMLRHEDLDWDKVQEKLESNAEKLWSLYEMERTEGEPDVIGYDKGTDEYLFCDCSKESPKGRRSVCYDHAALEARKKFKPEDSAMNMATEMGIEMLTEEQYRELQKLGEFDLKTSSWIQTPDEIRKLGGALFCDRRFNHVFVYHNGADSYYGARGFRGMLRV, encoded by the coding sequence ATGACAAATAATACTACTAGTGAAAAGAGTCTATCACTAGAACAAATGGAAGAATTAAAATCCGTTTTAAAGAAGCGGTTTGAGAAAAACATGCTTCGTCATGAGGATCTTGATTGGGATAAAGTTCAGGAGAAGCTAGAAAGTAATGCAGAGAAACTTTGGTCGCTCTACGAAATGGAACGTACCGAAGGGGAACCAGATGTCATTGGTTATGATAAAGGGACGGATGAGTACCTATTTTGCGATTGCTCAAAAGAGAGTCCAAAGGGTCGCAGAAGTGTGTGCTATGATCACGCAGCACTTGAGGCAAGAAAAAAGTTTAAACCTGAAGATAGTGCAATGAATATGGCAACTGAAATGGGAATCGAAATGTTGACAGAAGAGCAATATCGCGAATTACAAAAGCTTGGAGAATTCGATTTAAAAACATCCAGTTGGATACAAACACCGGATGAAATTAGAAAGCTTGGCGGTGCATTGTTTTGCGATCGTCGCTTTAATCATGTCTTCGTATACCACAATGGAGCTGATTCTTACTATGGTGCACGTGGATTCCGCGGGATGCTAAGGGTATAA
- a CDS encoding DUF2268 domain-containing protein produces MKTVISKILIVVSVPILFVLWFHHHKVMDGDYTKLTIKMPNEGVTVIDEKEQIEEIIDAINESPRNFGTEKPWYNYELASLIFENESGDSKALHYMTESQNIKIRFGEIDTDLVFGEEDFQESENVSAALSEEVQEKVILEHGTLETYSINGQTFEIIPYHQPYLDFMEGLETTKGDRAELFSAHVVKPFSKEIYGHEYYGEDDPYYVSPVNTDILREMIVQLDDQYEEISRFIKEGLEDSTALLTGSEKVRIYLQPHSPDFNYLEMGGVVAFAADKDVMVLQIDPRKYTEKSIKQTIAHEFHHVVTMEVSDWSYRKQHLLDRVIMEGKADTFGKLVYEDYDVAWIEPLSPEATNKVWSFIEENKGSYEMEDVTTLHMGRPSSGIPKWSNYRIGYRIMEDFLEKNPEVTLEEWTETRADEILELSGFGVGD; encoded by the coding sequence TTGAAAACAGTAATCAGCAAGATATTAATAGTAGTAAGTGTACCAATCCTTTTTGTCCTCTGGTTTCATCACCATAAAGTAATGGATGGGGACTATACAAAACTAACAATTAAAATGCCAAATGAAGGCGTGACTGTCATTGATGAGAAGGAACAGATTGAAGAAATCATTGATGCCATTAATGAAAGTCCACGAAACTTCGGTACAGAAAAGCCTTGGTACAACTATGAACTTGCTAGCCTTATTTTCGAAAATGAAAGTGGAGATAGCAAGGCGCTTCATTATATGACAGAGAGCCAAAATATTAAAATAAGATTTGGCGAGATTGATACGGATTTAGTGTTTGGGGAAGAGGACTTTCAAGAGAGCGAAAATGTATCGGCAGCCCTGAGTGAAGAAGTTCAAGAAAAAGTGATATTAGAACATGGTACCTTGGAAACATATAGCATCAATGGGCAAACGTTTGAAATTATTCCTTATCATCAACCTTATTTAGACTTTATGGAAGGGCTTGAAACGACAAAAGGTGATCGGGCGGAACTGTTTTCAGCCCATGTCGTTAAGCCTTTTAGCAAAGAAATCTATGGACATGAATATTATGGTGAGGACGATCCCTACTACGTTTCACCAGTTAATACAGATATCCTTAGAGAAATGATTGTACAGCTGGATGATCAGTATGAGGAGATTAGTAGATTTATAAAAGAGGGACTAGAGGATTCTACAGCTCTTCTGACCGGGAGCGAAAAGGTCAGAATCTATCTTCAGCCACACAGTCCGGATTTCAATTACTTAGAAATGGGTGGCGTTGTGGCATTTGCTGCAGATAAAGATGTCATGGTTCTGCAAATCGATCCGCGAAAGTACACGGAAAAAAGCATTAAACAAACTATTGCGCACGAATTCCACCATGTAGTAACCATGGAAGTTTCCGATTGGTCCTATCGAAAGCAGCATCTCTTGGACAGGGTTATCATGGAAGGAAAGGCAGACACTTTTGGAAAACTGGTGTATGAAGACTATGATGTTGCATGGATTGAACCTCTAAGTCCTGAAGCGACCAACAAAGTTTGGAGCTTTATAGAGGAAAACAAGGGTTCTTATGAAATGGAAGATGTGACAACTCTACATATGGGCCGTCCTTCGTCGGGAATTCCTAAATGGTCTAACTATAGAATTGGCTATCGGATTATGGAAGATTTCTTGGAAAAGAATCCTGAAGTCACTCTAGAGGAATGGACCGAGACGAGAGCGGATGAGATTTTGGAGTTGAGTGGATTTGGAGTGGGGGACTAG
- a CDS encoding DUF4083 domain-containing protein — protein MGDAIFQFVVYGLIILGSISFTLFIRRLLVNASYKNQRLYNIEQKLDAIIKKMEEENSPK, from the coding sequence ATGGGCGATGCAATTTTTCAATTTGTTGTTTATGGACTGATTATACTTGGGAGTATTTCTTTTACTCTATTTATCAGAAGGCTGCTTGTTAATGCATCTTACAAGAATCAAAGATTGTACAATATCGAACAAAAACTAGATGCAATCATCAAGAAGATGGAGGAAGAAAATTCACCGAAATAA
- a CDS encoding GNAT family N-acetyltransferase: protein MNIRQLTPVDAENYRTIRLEALKNKPEAFSSSYEDEVGFSVEKYRGRFNNDHTYTFGAFEGENLVGTVTLLCETKKKIKHRATIVAMYVMPEQRKSGVGKALMNIAINKAKELKEIEQIYLAVTASNEPAKRLYASLGFVTYGVDRNGLKIDGTYFDEELMVLEL from the coding sequence ATGAATATAAGACAATTAACCCCAGTTGATGCTGAAAACTATCGAACCATTAGGTTGGAGGCTTTGAAAAATAAACCGGAAGCATTCAGCTCCAGTTACGAAGACGAAGTAGGGTTTTCGGTTGAAAAATATAGAGGTAGATTTAACAATGACCATACCTACACCTTTGGAGCTTTTGAGGGAGAAAATCTGGTAGGTACGGTAACCCTACTATGTGAAACGAAAAAGAAAATTAAGCATAGAGCTACTATAGTAGCAATGTATGTCATGCCTGAACAACGAAAATCGGGTGTAGGAAAAGCACTTATGAATATAGCAATAAACAAAGCAAAAGAATTAAAGGAGATTGAACAAATCTATCTCGCGGTGACAGCGAGCAATGAACCTGCGAAGCGACTTTATGCATCCCTGGGATTTGTTACATATGGAGTAGATAGAAATGGATTGAAAATAGATGGAACCTATTTTGACGAGGAATTGATGGTGTTGGAGCTCTAA
- a CDS encoding DUF2268 domain-containing protein yields the protein MTVEKEKELVLKNNSVETFSINGQEFEIHPWYGYYVEYLNEEYSTAEARSDNFQKVVVNPLSNEVLGYDYGYQNSIYFKPPYNRNKLKDYIVKLDERHKEIVEVIKEALTDSTSLLPGGNYKIYLAPFNSDVDTEEFHGVTGFAEKNAMILMLDPNNITEKSIKELVAHEYHHLVYMEISDYNTRTAHLLEKVVMEGKAETFTKILYPDYEVHWIEPLSNDERDRVWNFMDENKYSVNEEDYSVLNNGSISKEIPSWSNYRMGYEIMQEYLEKNPDLPIEEWTVLKAVEIIDGLEFDSRE from the coding sequence GTGACAGTAGAGAAGGAAAAAGAACTAGTTCTCAAAAATAATAGTGTTGAAACTTTTTCAATAAATGGACAGGAATTTGAAATTCATCCATGGTATGGATATTATGTTGAGTATTTGAATGAGGAATATAGCACAGCTGAAGCAAGGAGTGACAACTTCCAGAAGGTTGTTGTAAACCCTTTGAGTAATGAGGTATTGGGATATGATTATGGCTACCAAAATAGCATATACTTCAAGCCACCTTATAATAGAAACAAATTAAAAGATTATATTGTAAAATTGGATGAACGTCATAAAGAAATTGTAGAAGTAATTAAAGAAGCTTTGACTGATTCAACCTCCCTTCTTCCTGGTGGAAATTATAAGATATATCTGGCCCCGTTTAACTCTGACGTGGACACGGAAGAGTTTCATGGGGTTACAGGGTTTGCGGAAAAGAATGCGATGATTCTCATGCTGGATCCAAATAATATAACAGAGAAAAGCATTAAGGAGCTTGTTGCCCATGAATATCATCACTTAGTGTACATGGAAATCTCTGATTATAATACACGAACAGCTCATCTTTTAGAAAAAGTTGTTATGGAAGGAAAGGCGGAAACTTTCACTAAAATTCTCTATCCCGATTATGAAGTTCATTGGATAGAGCCATTAAGTAATGATGAAAGAGATAGAGTCTGGAACTTCATGGATGAGAACAAATACTCCGTTAATGAGGAGGATTACAGTGTGCTCAACAATGGCAGCATTTCCAAAGAGATTCCTAGTTGGTCCAACTATAGAATGGGCTATGAAATAATGCAGGAGTATTTAGAGAAAAATCCTGATTTACCGATAGAAGAATGGACTGTATTAAAAGCGGTAGAGATTATAGACGGATTAGAATTTGATAGTAGAGAATAA
- a CDS encoding alpha/beta fold hydrolase: MNTKKRVSFRKAFKYISVGLISMGVMWVAYHQVMVLFEKNKYEATGQLVEVDGSNMHVHAEGEGPNTIILLPGLGTLAPVLDFEPLVDELSKNNRVVVVEPFGYGWSEKTDKDRTVENVVEEVRAALKKANIEGPYILMPHSIGGIYSTYYANTYPEEVKAIVGIDPTLPAAVDYFDVPVPTMPGFLRAVAPSGIARIVIAGNEEDFLPLSEEGTYSAENLELTKTLTVWNGYNKNIIMEANEISNNIAKTINMSFPSDIPVMIFTPKDEKVNPAGRSTMTFYEEQLTNVVKSKIVPLDGHHYLHWTNAEEMSEHVGEFIGGS; encoded by the coding sequence ATGAACACTAAGAAGAGAGTCAGTTTCCGCAAAGCATTTAAGTATATATCAGTAGGCTTAATAAGTATGGGTGTAATGTGGGTGGCATATCATCAAGTAATGGTTTTATTCGAGAAAAACAAATATGAAGCCACTGGGCAGTTGGTGGAAGTGGATGGTAGCAACATGCATGTTCATGCTGAAGGTGAGGGACCGAATACTATTATTCTACTTCCTGGATTGGGAACGTTAGCGCCAGTATTGGACTTTGAACCTTTGGTGGATGAACTAAGCAAGAATAATAGAGTGGTAGTCGTGGAGCCGTTTGGCTATGGATGGAGCGAGAAGACTGATAAGGATAGAACGGTAGAAAATGTGGTGGAAGAAGTAAGGGCGGCTCTTAAGAAAGCAAATATTGAAGGTCCCTATATTCTGATGCCGCATTCTATTGGCGGAATCTATAGTACGTACTATGCAAATACATATCCTGAAGAGGTAAAAGCGATTGTTGGTATTGATCCAACACTTCCGGCTGCAGTTGATTATTTTGATGTACCTGTACCTACTATGCCAGGTTTCCTTAGGGCTGTAGCTCCGAGTGGTATTGCAAGAATAGTGATAGCTGGAAATGAGGAGGATTTTTTACCACTGTCAGAAGAAGGGACGTACTCAGCGGAAAATCTTGAGCTAACGAAAACTTTAACTGTCTGGAATGGCTACAATAAAAATATCATCATGGAAGCAAATGAGATTAGTAATAATATCGCAAAAACGATTAACATGTCTTTCCCGTCCGATATACCTGTAATGATTTTTACACCAAAGGACGAAAAGGTAAACCCTGCCGGAAGATCTACCATGACCTTTTATGAAGAGCAATTAACAAATGTAGTAAAAAGTAAAATTGTACCACTAGATGGCCATCATTATTTGCATTGGACAAATGCAGAAGAGATGAGCGAGCATGTTGGGGAATTTATTGGCGGAAGTTAA
- a CDS encoding M14 family zinc carboxypeptidase yields the protein MKKISKTVLALSLTGIMTIGTLTTGTLPTSAVGNGPNYNGNESIQTSILTTYDELVDYLQKQEARQQAMELEVIGETVKGRDIYMAKYIKNEDNPTILFLTQQHGNEQLTTEGAMEFIKHLGTGKNQSVLAHVNILVIPMLNADGAMGDVNFSTDNYIADGDRHLTRANANNFDLNREHDKAVEAMQPEARALHTNVLEKYDIDYLIDLHHQGTQSERDGKLVSGSILHPTSPNVDPAVVEQSKQLGAVVFHEIESKGWGHLGKYRGGNTDNIGRNGIASRYDIATLLFEMRGMSDHTNPTAILGQKSNGYLIKQTVNTLDSTVQAIADGSINTVDTSFWDTLPFQNTRQGEESDE from the coding sequence ATGAAAAAGATCAGTAAAACGGTATTAGCGTTATCTTTAACAGGAATTATGACAATCGGTACGTTAACAACAGGAACGCTTCCAACAAGTGCGGTTGGAAATGGTCCCAACTATAACGGCAATGAGTCTATCCAAACCTCCATCCTTACTACATATGACGAGTTGGTAGATTACTTACAAAAACAAGAAGCAAGACAGCAGGCGATGGAGCTTGAGGTTATTGGCGAGACAGTCAAAGGCCGTGATATTTACATGGCCAAATATATTAAAAACGAAGACAATCCGACCATTTTGTTTTTGACTCAGCAGCATGGAAATGAGCAGTTGACAACAGAGGGTGCGATGGAATTTATTAAGCATCTTGGAACTGGGAAAAATCAATCGGTATTGGCTCATGTCAATATCCTTGTTATACCAATGTTGAATGCAGACGGTGCGATGGGTGATGTGAACTTTTCAACAGATAATTACATTGCAGACGGAGACCGTCATTTGACGCGAGCAAATGCAAATAACTTTGACTTAAACCGTGAGCATGATAAAGCGGTAGAAGCGATGCAACCAGAAGCGCGTGCACTTCATACAAATGTGTTGGAGAAGTATGACATTGACTACTTGATTGATTTACATCATCAAGGAACACAGAGTGAACGTGATGGGAAGCTGGTTTCAGGTTCTATTTTACATCCGACAAGTCCTAATGTTGATCCGGCTGTAGTGGAGCAGTCCAAGCAGTTGGGAGCAGTGGTGTTCCATGAGATTGAGTCAAAAGGCTGGGGACATCTTGGGAAGTACAGAGGTGGAAATACAGACAACATTGGCCGAAATGGAATTGCTTCGAGGTATGATATCGCGACATTATTGTTTGAAATGCGCGGCATGTCCGACCACACGAATCCAACAGCAATTCTTGGGCAAAAGAGTAATGGATACTTGATCAAGCAGACGGTGAATACGCTTGATTCAACTGTTCAAGCCATTGCTGATGGATCTATTAACACTGTTGATACAAGCTTTTGGGATACATTACCTTTCCAGAACACACGACAAGGTGAGGAAAGCGACGAATAG
- a CDS encoding anti-sigma factor has product MSQKCELVLDYFNGHLTQTEREEFEQHLATCPECQEELMELQDLLGDVALVSEQASPPPEMKKRILDNVFAEDVKLDKATVTPISTKKEAVEEPFIKNKASRTPWLTTLLAASLLLSLIGNGYLMMQNGEESDLAAEELQQPDNVVTLQPSAAAGSGFAALFQQEQALSVMIQTQDLPELTGNEVYQVWLLKDGSPIPAGDFTIDDQGKGYVFHNIEQTTAEDWDTIAITLEPQSGNELPEGEIHLSAGL; this is encoded by the coding sequence ATGAGTCAGAAATGTGAATTAGTGTTGGACTATTTCAATGGCCACCTAACACAAACAGAGAGAGAAGAATTCGAACAGCACTTAGCTACCTGTCCCGAATGTCAGGAAGAATTAATGGAACTTCAAGATCTGTTAGGAGATGTTGCCCTTGTGTCAGAGCAAGCCTCACCCCCACCAGAGATGAAGAAACGAATCTTGGATAATGTATTTGCTGAAGACGTGAAATTAGATAAAGCAACTGTAACACCGATTTCTACTAAAAAAGAAGCCGTTGAAGAACCCTTTATTAAAAATAAAGCTTCTAGGACACCTTGGCTAACAACATTGCTTGCCGCATCGCTGTTGCTCTCATTGATTGGAAACGGCTACTTAATGATGCAAAACGGTGAAGAAAGTGACTTGGCTGCTGAAGAACTGCAACAACCTGATAACGTAGTTACCTTGCAGCCATCAGCTGCTGCAGGCAGTGGCTTTGCAGCACTTTTCCAACAGGAACAGGCACTATCTGTCATGATCCAAACACAGGACTTACCTGAACTAACCGGCAACGAAGTGTATCAGGTATGGCTATTGAAAGACGGCTCACCAATACCTGCAGGAGACTTCACCATTGATGATCAAGGAAAAGGGTATGTGTTCCATAACATCGAACAGACAACAGCGGAAGATTGGGATACCATCGCGATAACGTTGGAACCTCAGAGTGGGAATGAATTGCCTGAAGGGGAGATTCATTTATCGGCGGGATTGTGA
- a CDS encoding RNA polymerase sigma factor, with protein sequence MQNKDSLLYERIRKKDKTALEELYDRYEKILYSFLLKITNDHDIAEEAMQDVFIKIWQGTGIYDESKGKFRSWLFTIARNKALDIIRKQQRTQSAPIEDVEPFLQSNDSTEKETEWKEEQDVIREAVSTLSDDQRKMVHYMYFKGYTQQKIAELTGIPLGTVKGRIRLALKKLKPLLADRRGSI encoded by the coding sequence ATGCAGAATAAGGACTCTCTTCTGTATGAGCGGATCAGGAAAAAAGATAAAACCGCTCTGGAAGAACTGTACGACAGGTACGAAAAGATCTTGTATTCTTTTTTATTGAAAATAACGAATGACCATGACATTGCAGAAGAAGCAATGCAGGATGTCTTTATCAAGATTTGGCAGGGAACAGGAATCTATGACGAGTCAAAAGGCAAGTTTCGATCATGGCTGTTCACCATCGCCCGTAATAAAGCCTTGGATATTATTCGTAAGCAACAACGAACACAAAGTGCCCCGATAGAAGATGTGGAACCATTTCTGCAATCTAACGACTCCACTGAAAAAGAGACAGAGTGGAAAGAAGAACAGGATGTCATCAGGGAAGCGGTCTCCACTTTATCCGATGATCAAAGGAAGATGGTCCACTATATGTATTTCAAAGGATATACCCAGCAGAAAATAGCGGAGTTGACCGGCATACCGCTTGGGACCGTAAAAGGAAGGATACGGCTGGCGCTAAAGAAACTAAAACCGTTGCTTGCAGATAGGAGGGGGAGTATATGA
- the glcT gene encoding glucose PTS transporter transcription antiterminator GlcT: MRVKKVLNNNVLIAAHPEYNEVILTGKGIGFGKRTGEDISVESAEKFFVLRDQEEQQQYKQLLNYVDESFIGLMNECIERIEKRFEVRLNEHIHVGLTDHLYFAVKRIQQGLDIKNPFLTETELAYPKEYTVALEIVEWLNEKLGISVPVGEVGFITLHIHSALTNRELSEVNKHTQLISRMVDVIEESLKMSVDRTDVNYLRLIRHFHASIERVQKDENRPENQEALAKVLQAEYPVCYNLAWKLIKIMQQNLHKPVPDAEAVYLTLHLQRLAKQ, translated from the coding sequence ATGCGTGTGAAGAAAGTATTGAATAACAATGTGTTGATTGCTGCCCACCCGGAGTACAATGAAGTGATCCTGACAGGGAAAGGAATCGGCTTTGGGAAACGTACCGGAGAAGATATTTCCGTCGAGAGTGCGGAGAAGTTCTTTGTGCTTCGCGATCAGGAAGAGCAGCAACAATATAAACAGTTACTTAATTATGTCGATGAGTCGTTCATCGGTTTGATGAATGAATGTATAGAGCGAATTGAAAAACGTTTTGAGGTTCGGTTGAATGAACATATCCATGTCGGATTGACGGACCATCTTTATTTTGCAGTGAAAAGAATTCAACAGGGGCTGGATATAAAAAATCCCTTCTTGACGGAGACGGAGCTTGCCTACCCTAAAGAATATACGGTGGCACTTGAAATTGTAGAGTGGCTGAATGAGAAGCTTGGGATCTCAGTTCCAGTGGGAGAAGTAGGTTTCATTACATTACACATTCACAGTGCCTTGACCAACAGGGAATTGTCTGAGGTCAACAAGCATACCCAGCTGATCAGCAGAATGGTGGATGTCATTGAGGAATCTCTGAAAATGTCGGTTGACCGCACAGATGTAAACTACTTGAGGCTCATTCGTCATTTCCATGCGTCGATTGAAAGGGTGCAAAAAGACGAGAACCGTCCAGAAAATCAGGAAGCGCTCGCAAAAGTGTTGCAAGCCGAATACCCTGTGTGCTACAATCTAGCATGGAAATTAATTAAGATTATGCAGCAGAACTTACACAAGCCAGTCCCAGATGCTGAGGCAGTATACCTGACCCTACATTTGCAAAGGCTTGCAAAACAATAA
- the ptsG gene encoding glucose-specific PTS transporter subunit IIBC, whose translation MFKKSFGLLQRIGKALMLPVALLPAAGILLAFGNAMQNPNLTSRLGFLEADSIVLLAQIMEQAGNIVFANLPLLFAVGVAIGLAGGDGVAGLAAMIGYLIMNVTMSVISGVTAEQVGSDPALANVLGIPTLQTGVFGGIIAGVLGAYMYNKFYNIEMPSYLGFFAGKRFVPIVTAASALVLGVVMNFIWPFAQEGLNTFSYYMTESNRTLAAFIFGVIERGLIPFGLHHIFYSPFWFEFGSYTNAAGELVRGDQRIFMEQVKDGAELTAGTFMTGKFPFMMFGLPAAALAIYHCARPENKKFVAGIMGSAALTSFLTGITEPLEFSFLFVAPVLFAIHAVFAGLSFMVMHILDVKIGMTFSGGVIDYILFGILPNATAWWLVIPVGLVFSVIYYFGFRFAIKKFNLMTPGREEKTEEAEAGSGSVDELPFGVLEALGGRENLTNLDACITRLRVSVKDVEQVDKERLKKLGAAGVMQIDRNIQAIFGPRSETIKGQIQDILSGKTPVKQEVAATSEKESADAGAVAISAEFDVVMPMTGKLLPISEVPDKIFSQKMMGDGFAIEPTDGKVVSPVAGKIVNLFPTKHAIGIETADGREVLVHVGIDTVNLKGKGFESLIEQGDTVEQGQALLNVDLRIVSEEATSIITPIIFTNLAAGEAVEIKDGSVRVGEKGRVEIR comes from the coding sequence ATGTTTAAGAAATCATTCGGTTTACTGCAACGTATCGGGAAAGCCCTTATGCTTCCTGTCGCATTGCTTCCGGCAGCAGGGATACTGCTTGCATTCGGTAATGCCATGCAAAACCCGAACTTAACAAGTCGCCTCGGCTTTTTAGAGGCAGATTCAATCGTGCTACTGGCACAAATCATGGAACAGGCAGGAAACATCGTATTCGCAAATCTGCCATTGCTCTTTGCCGTCGGTGTAGCCATAGGACTTGCTGGAGGAGACGGGGTTGCCGGTCTTGCAGCAATGATCGGTTACTTAATTATGAACGTTACGATGAGTGTTATCAGTGGAGTTACCGCTGAACAGGTTGGATCTGATCCTGCACTTGCAAATGTGTTAGGAATTCCAACCCTTCAAACCGGGGTATTTGGCGGTATCATAGCCGGGGTGCTCGGTGCCTATATGTACAACAAGTTTTACAATATTGAAATGCCATCTTACTTAGGATTCTTTGCCGGTAAGCGTTTCGTTCCGATCGTAACGGCAGCTTCCGCACTTGTACTTGGGGTGGTCATGAACTTCATCTGGCCATTCGCACAAGAAGGACTAAATACTTTTTCTTATTATATGACAGAATCCAACCGTACTTTGGCAGCATTTATTTTCGGTGTCATTGAACGTGGACTGATTCCATTTGGTTTGCATCATATTTTCTATTCTCCATTCTGGTTTGAGTTTGGTTCTTACACGAACGCTGCAGGAGAATTGGTTCGTGGGGACCAACGTATATTCATGGAGCAGGTAAAAGACGGTGCCGAGCTAACGGCAGGAACATTCATGACAGGTAAATTCCCATTCATGATGTTCGGTCTTCCGGCAGCAGCGCTAGCAATCTATCACTGTGCACGTCCTGAAAATAAAAAATTTGTAGCAGGTATCATGGGTTCTGCTGCATTGACATCTTTCTTAACAGGTATCACAGAACCACTTGAGTTCAGTTTCTTATTCGTAGCACCAGTATTATTCGCCATTCACGCAGTGTTTGCAGGACTTTCTTTCATGGTCATGCATATTTTAGATGTCAAAATAGGGATGACATTCTCCGGTGGTGTCATTGACTATATCCTATTTGGTATTCTTCCAAATGCGACGGCATGGTGGTTAGTAATTCCTGTTGGTCTAGTATTCTCGGTTATCTATTACTTTGGATTCCGTTTTGCGATCAAGAAGTTTAACTTAATGACTCCAGGTCGTGAGGAAAAAACAGAGGAAGCTGAAGCTGGTTCCGGTTCTGTTGATGAACTGCCGTTCGGAGTACTAGAAGCACTTGGCGGAAGAGAAAACCTTACCAACCTTGATGCTTGTATCACTCGTCTTCGTGTAAGTGTGAAAGACGTTGAGCAAGTAGATAAAGAGCGCTTGAAAAAGTTAGGTGCAGCAGGCGTTATGCAAATCGACCGTAATATCCAAGCGATTTTCGGACCTCGTTCTGAAACAATCAAAGGTCAGATTCAAGATATCTTGAGTGGGAAAACGCCAGTGAAGCAAGAAGTAGCGGCAACTTCTGAAAAGGAATCCGCGGATGCTGGGGCAGTAGCTATTTCAGCAGAGTTTGACGTAGTCATGCCGATGACTGGTAAACTACTACCTATTTCAGAAGTTCCTGATAAAATTTTCTCTCAAAAAATGATGGGTGACGGTTTTGCCATCGAACCAACTGACGGCAAAGTGGTATCACCTGTTGCAGGGAAAATTGTGAACCTGTTCCCGACAAAACACGCGATCGGCATCGAAACAGCTGACGGCCGCGAAGTCCTTGTGCATGTGGGAATCGACACAGTTAACCTAAAAGGAAAAGGTTTTGAAAGTTTAATAGAACAAGGCGACACAGTGGAGCAAGGACAAGCGTTACTGAACGTAGACCTTCGCATTGTGTCAGAAGAAGCGACATCCATCATCACACCAATCATCTTTACAAACTTGGCTGCTGGAGAAGCGGTTGAGATTAAGGATGGTAGTGTAAGAGTTGGGGAGAAGGGTCGCGTAGAGATTCGATAG